The region TACAACTACTATGTGTGCCAGAGTTAGGACTAACAACAGAAGCGACAATTTAGTACTCAACCTGAACAAAAATCTGTCAGTCGGTTATTACATCCACTATTTCTGGAACCAGCATGAAGGCGTGTAATATCAGTCGCAGCTATAAGCTGAGTAACAAAGATAGCGACGCCAGAGTACTGCGAGCCGGAAGActggggaagctggagtAGGAGAAGAACAGGGCCATCGACCATCTTTGGCAATTCTCTTCAACGGGTCTTGCCAGGCCATTGTAGCCCACCCTTCAACTCGTTTAAGCCCAACCTTGCACGGATTTGGAGCGTCAAGCAGCGGGTGACCTTCCATGGCGGGATTATATCCAATTCCAATTGCCCCTTCAGCCCGCCATTGTGGTACTCGAATTCCGACATCCGAACCAATACAGAGGCTCCTTCCTGCGCAGGTCCATTTACACGGGAGAGTAACGGGTAGAGGCATGTCCAACCCATCCTCGCCAGCCAGAGAATGTGGGAAGCCATGCAAGGGGTGGGAACCTCACAGTATCAACGCGACTGTCTCGAATAGTATGGATTTGGACACTGGAAAGTCATGGATCTACTATATGTGGTTCATTGTGGGTGGGGTATTCTTGCAGCTATTCTACCCTGTTATGATCCTCTGAAGGAAGTCTCAAGCATCGGATATGGAATTCCATACAGCTGGTATTCTCCTCACATCCCTACCATGCAACACTGTCTCCAGCGCCGTTTTGCGTGCAGTAGTAGTTCAATTCGTCTCCTCCAATATGGCCATCTTTCGACTCGCAGTAGTACAGCAGATCCTTCTCGTTGAGAACTGTACAGTCAGGGCACGTATCCCATTGCTCGCTTCCGGTGTTTCGGTTTTTATAAGCCTCGCAGGCCTTCTCTGTTGCGTCTCTGTTGTAAACCTCCTATAAAAGTCAATCGTGCGtctttttataaagaatGCTATGCAGGGGCGACCCACCACTCCCTCGCCAGGGGTGTCAATGCAAACGCCTTGAGTATGGAGGTCTGCTACGACGCTGTGGCCAGTTAGCGCTTCTATCAAGTCATCAGTTAGAAGAGCAGGTtacccagcagcaagagcaGCAAATATGAGTGAATGAGATGTGAACTTCATGACGAAGGGATAGTTGCCAATGCGAGTGTCGAGGGCTGGGACCGTGGATGTAATTTGAAGGCCAGGGAAGCAGCACTTAAAAGACCTCGAAAATAAGTTGATTGCGTATAAACCAGGTGTCGGTATACCAGACGTCCAAGCCCACTCATGCAATTTATCAGAGTGAGACAATCCCAGACAAGGACTTTGAGGATTCTCCGAGTGTACTCCGGAGGACCCTGGTTATTGCTCTTCTCGTCCTGGACAGCAGCTCCAAGTGGGACTGTCTCATCCTTCACTATGAATTGCGGGACTTTCTTCCGCCTTCAGGGTCTAGAGCCTGGCTGAAGAACAGTCCACTCTCTTCAGGCACCCGGGTGGCTAGCCAGTAGGACCACTAGAACAAGCGGCGTGGCTGTCATTCAGTTCTTCTGTTTCAAGATCCTCGTGAACCGCACCTATTCGGGCCTGCAGCGGCTAAGGATCACATCAATTGATCACATTAATGCGGATCTACGCCGTTGGAGGGTTTCACTTGACAGGCCCACGCGTGATGATCTACGAGACGTTTATCCTTGACAGCTCTAGCCGGAAGTTAAATGTATTAAGCTATCGTCATGCAGCTCCACTGTGGCCTCCTCCTGCGCCTCCTTGGGTATAGACTCACGGCGACTCTTCGGAGTTATGTCAAGGTGAGACAGGCTAATCCTTCAGTCAACAACATCTGGGTACTCGTTGAACTACGTATAGTCTAACGGCGGACGGACCCTTCTTTTCTGAGCTGAACAGTTTAATCTGGTGCTGTACACTAAATAAAGCTGCCTGTCATTCCTGgccacttcttcttccaccatccTCAGGAAACATCCAAGACCATCAACATGAAGGCAGCCTTTTTCGTTCTTGCTTCCCTTTGTTCTGGCGGCGCACTTGGTAGTGCACTGTCCTCCGACAAAGCCATTCTCCTCCACGACGGTACCTCGAAGACCGTCGATAAGAGAGACCTGCGTGCCCACTTACCTGGTGTCTCTCTCTCGCCACCTACCAACTCTCTCCCGAGCTTCATTGAAACAGGGAATGACCATTCCGCGCCCTCGAGCCGTCTGAGAAAGCGCGACGGTGCACAGTTCATCATCCCCCTTCCTGACGAAGAATTCCTCGGCTGGGACATCTCCATGTCCACCATCGTCCATGCCaacgaagccgaagccaccgTCGCTATGGCACAGGGCCAGATGGTCGCCAACGGCATCACCGTTGGGTCGTCGTTCCAGGCAACCGTCGAGAAATTCCTACAAGTCGGCTACAGTATCGATGTTTCGTATACCGAGACTGCAACCCTCACCGGCACGGTCACCATGACAATTCCGGAGAACAGATGGGGTGCTATCGTCAGCAACCCATTGACCCTGCGCAAAAAGGGATATGTTTTCACCGGACAGCCCGGAAGTGGCCAGTATGAGTCCTACCAGGCGGATTCCTTTACGCATGATACCTATTCATACGGGGAGAACTCCTTGTCCTGGGTGAAGGGCGTTGTGACCACCTGCTTGGGTGATTCGTATCCTCTGAAGCGCTGTGTCGGGGACGGGGAGCTAAAATAAACCCATGTCAATTGTACCTAGCCATCCCAGTGCGAGGTTTCCATGCTTGATCGGTTGGCTTGAGAAGCTCACTTTGGTTTCTGTGTTTTCCGTGAAGGGGGATTTAGCTCATTGCAAGATATTGTTTATATTCAGTGTTGTATTGTGGATCTAGATTATTGATCACGGTCATTAAACAGGGTCGTGCAGGCAGATGATGAATATGACATAGTGAGTGGTAAAAGGGGTTCTgttatattaactagtaagCTCGCTGAATCACTCCTCCAACTTATTGGAACAGGATTATAGGAATGGCTCTGTTCCACTCCGCGCCATACGCGGTTGCAGATGTCAAGATCGACGTATAGCCAAATAACGCCATTTCAATGCTGCGAGGGCAAACGAAAAGCACTGAAGTGTGGCCTGTGCTAGACCTTCGCCTACCGCTCCAGATATGGAAGAATGGCCGAgaggagatatatataaatgaCTGTTGACGGTTAGGCATGTATATACCCAAGCATCTCTCGCATCGGGTGTAGTGTAACATCCAGAAACAACGGAGCATACAGAGGCCTACAGAAATAGCCATCTCCATATTTACAAGTTTTTGCTGATCCCCTAACGTGGACAGAGCAAGCAATCGATGGGCGAATGTCCAGTACGCCAAGAACAGCCCCGATCCGTGAATCGTTCGCGAAGTCTCAATTTGGCGCGTACCAATATTGAATTCCCCTGGACGGCGCGTGAAACATCCGTCAACGGATATTTCCCACGCAGAACCCGGTATCGGCAGCAAGTCCCGGTCAAGCCACTGAGCAGAAGCTTTCTTGCCATTGGCGTGGCATCCATGGCACCGCCATTCGCGCGGCCAAGGCGCAATCTCTGATCTTGTCAGGCACTTGGCACTTGGCGCCTTGGAAGAAGCTCGACACACCCAATAGACGCTCGGTGCCAAGCGGTCTCGATTCCTGTTACGCAAGGGATTGCACATGGGCTGAAGCTGGAAAGCTGGCAAGATAGCCAAGACTGAGTGCCGTGGACAGCATCCAATGATAAACACCAAGTGGGCTGTGGCCCGCGTACGAGGGATTAGGCTCCACATGCACCCCCTCTGCTCATTGTCTCAATCTTGGAGAAGGTTTGGCTGATCTGACTCTGGACGGCGGAGGAACTCCGGATGTCTGATTTCTGGTGGGAGTGGAATCGGCGGCACGTCGTTTGGCGAGAAGTTCGCGTGGGTGGTTACATATCGGGTCGATCTAAACTGTATCCTTGGGCGCCAGGCAGGGACGCTCCTTGTCTGCCCGGTGGCAACAGGAAAGGTTCACCAGTGCCGAGCACTGAGGCCATCGGGGCCAAGGCCTGGGGACAGGGCCGAGAGAGCTTGTCCCATTCTTCCAGGGAAGACAGCCCTTCCTATCCGACAGCAGCACTTATTGGTATGAACCTGGCCTCACTTCACTGGCAGTTTAACCTATCTCGTATCTTCTGTTCTGTTGTCCTTTCTCGGGGTCCATCACAAAATCCTCATTCAGTGCCCATCCCGGAATTTCCCCGCGTAAGCCAACGATAGACTAGTTCTTGGCAATAGCCCAAAGTGGATTGGAACAAGGGACTCACAGCCATTCTCCGCGGGGTTTGGAACCTGGGGAAATGGACAAGATTGATAGGCAGCCACTGGTTCAAGGCCGCCCCAGCCAAGGGAAGGGCGATGCTTCGGCCCTTGGCGTGGAGTACGCTTTGACTCGACTGGCCTTCCAGGGCGAATGATGTCGGAGAGGATTCCAAGTCGGGGGTTTTGGAAACTCTCCGGACCAACATGAGGCATATACCTGACATGTCTGGCCCGCTATCGGTGTTTGTTTGTCGGTGGTTGGCGCATGATCGAGGGCTATAAaagccccctcccccgcaaCGCCTGCTTCTGTACGGAGCACTCCTCGACGAGAAACCGTGAACAACAGCATTCGCCATGGCCGGGGGCTCTGCTATCAATGTGTTCAAGTTCAACACGGGTGGACTGCCCAAGGAGACCCTCAACTTCAAGCTCTGGTTCGCCGTCTTTGCCTTTGGGCTCCTCGGCGCCGCCCGTGGTGTCGACGAGGGTCTTATTACCGGCGTTTTCAACTCCCAGGCTTTCAAGCTGTCTCTCGGCATCGATGATCTCGACGAGGCTGCGCTGGCCAGCGTGAAGGGTACTGTCTCATCCATGGTCCAGCTCGGCAGCATCGCCGGTGCTCTGCTGTAAGCCTCCTTTGCAGGATTTTGTCGCCGTTGACTGATTGAATGCAGTGCCTTTGTCGTCTGCGATCGCATCGGCCGTGTCTGGGCCACTCGCCAGCTGTGCTGTCTGTGGATCCTGGGCATTGGCATCTTTATTGGGAACAACGGTAACATGGACGCTGTCTACGCCGGTCGGTTCGTTGCTGGTCTCGGTATAGGGCAGACCTGTGTCGTCGGGCCCATCTATCTCTCTGAAATTTCCCCTGCCCCGATCCGCGGTCTCTGCACTTGTATGTTTACTGGCGCGGTATACCTGTGAGTCCCAGAAATTCTGCTTTTTATCTGCCCGTGCTAATTGAGCAGTGGTATTATGCTGGCGTACTTTGCCAACTGGGGTGCTGAGCTTCACATGGCAGACACTTTCAACC is a window of Aspergillus puulaauensis MK2 DNA, chromosome 4, nearly complete sequence DNA encoding:
- a CDS encoding uncharacterized protein (COG:S;~EggNog:ENOG410PSS4;~SECRETED:SignalP(1-19)); the protein is MKFTSHSLIFAALAAGVVADLHTQGVCIDTPGEGVVYNRDATEKACEAYKNRNTGSEQWDTCPDCTVLNEKDLLYYCESKDGHIGGDELNYYCTQNGAGDSVAW
- a CDS encoding uncharacterized protein (COG:S;~EggNog:ENOG410PRQZ;~SECRETED:SignalP(1-18)) — its product is MKAAFFVLASLCSGGALGSALSSDKAILLHDGTSKTVDKRDLRAHLPGVSLSPPTNSLPSFIETGNDHSAPSSRLRKRDGAQFIIPLPDEEFLGWDISMSTIVHANEAEATVAMAQGQMVANGITVGSSFQATVEKFLQVGYSIDVSYTETATLTGTVTMTIPENRWGAIVSNPLTLRKKGYVFTGQPGSGQYESYQADSFTHDTYSYGENSLSWVKGVVTTCLGDSYPLKRCVGDGELK